GGCCAACAGCGTCGAAGGTACAAAGATCAACAGAATCGGCATCAGCCCACCGAAGTACAGAATCGCCGCGAGGGCCGCGAGGATCACCAGATTGGTGCCCATGGCGCTGATCCAGTAACGCAGATTGTTCATTAAACCCAAGGGGATACGGTTTTGCAGAAAGAACAGATATCCCGGCCCAAGGCCAAACAGAATGATCGGGTGGCGGTAGAGGCGGTAGATCAGACGTTCAACCGTCCCGGCCTCGCGATACTCGGCCAATGTCATCGTGTGAACATCGCCCATGCCCCGGCGTCCAAGGTTGCCCGAAGAGCTGTGGTGAATCGAATGGGTGCGTTGCCAGACATCATAAGGCGTAAGCGTCAGCACCCCCAACGCGCGGCCCAGCCAGTCACTCAGCGTGCGGTTCTTGAAGAAGGCACCATGGCCACAATCATGCTGGATCGCGAAAAGGCGCAGCAAAAACGCGGCATTCAGCAGGGAAAGGCCAAAGGTCAGCCAATTGCTGACGGAGAGGGAGAGCCATGCAAGTATCCAGATCAGCAAAAACGGACCGATCGTTGCGGCCAGTTCGAAAGAGCTGCGCCAGCTGCTTGGTTCACGGTATTCGGCCAGAATTTTGACCCAGTCTCTTGCAGCGCGCGTTTCGGCCTGCGGCGGTGTGGTAGGGGAATGTTCGGACATGTGCCTGTTTTTCATTGTTGTTAGCCCCCTTCATAGAGCAATCGCCGGTTCACGCAAACGACACTTGCGCGATGAACCTTAATAATCTGTTCAGGGGTAATTTTCGGCGGCTTTCTGCGCTATGCAGACAGTAATACGGCCTTGTTGATGCGTAATCCGGCGTTCACCGCATGGTAGGTTGCACGCGGGGGATGTGCCGCTGTGTCGACATGTCGCATCAGCCAGCCGTGGCCCTGTAGCTGTTTGAAGGTTTGCGACAGTGCGCGGTCGGTGATGGCAGGCAGGGCTGTCTTAATCTGGGTAAAGGAACGCGGTTCCGGGCTGACCGTCAGGACCGGCAGTGTCCATGCGCGTCTCAGCAAGGGGGCGTCCTGTTCATCGGGTACAGCACACAATACGCGATGCGCCATGGCGGCGGCTTCGATGCCATTTGGCGTCAGGCGGTATTCCGGTCGCAAGGGGTGACCATGCCCCGGATTGCGCTCCAACAGACCAAGGTCGATCAAGTGATGCAGGCTTTGGGCAAAGGCCGTGCGCCCTGCCTTGGTGGCTTGCAACAAGGCAGCCTGTCGTCCGGGAACGCCCTGATCCAGCAGAGCGAGAATGCGCAGCGACCATGCGCGCGTTGTAATCTTGACAATCAGATTTATGTCCATAAAGTATAGTATATATAATTTTTATACAAAGGAAAAGCCCATGTCTGTTGTAACCGTTGATGACCAGATCACCATTGCGCTGTCGGTCCGTGACCGCCACGCAAGTGCGAAGTGGTATGAGGAGATGCTGGGGTTTTCACTGAATGTTCATATAGATGACGCCGGGTGGAGCGAGATGTCCACAAATACCAAAGGCGTTGTTCTGGGTCTGGGAGAGCAGGCAGAGCCGGTACCGGGCAACGCGGTGCCGGTATTTGGTGTGGCCGACATCGCCGCTGCCCGCAGTGCCTTGGAAGGGGCGGGCGTGAAGTTCGACGGGCCGACCGAAACCATGGAAGGTATGGTCAGCCTCGCCTCTCTCTATGACCCCGACGGCAACGCCCTGATGATTGCGCAGGACCTGTCCAAAGGGGGCTGATCCTGATCCGCGAGAGCCTATTGCAGGTCGCGGAACGCCTCTGCCAGACGGGTGCACGCCTCTTGCACCCGTGCACGGGGCGTGGCGATGTTGAACCGCAAAAAGCTCTCGCCACCCTTGCCAAAGGTAGGGCCGTGATTGACCGCGATCTTGGCATCTTCCTGAACGCGGCGGGTGAATTCATCCCGCGCCATGCCAGTATCGGCAAAATCGACCCAAGCCAGATAGGTGGCCTCAAGGTTCATCGACTTCAGCCCCGGTATGGCATTGACCGCCTCATCAAACAGCTGCCGGTTGCCATCCAGATAGGTGACCAGATCATCCACCCAAGCGGCCCCTTCCGGCGAATAGGCGGCAGTTGCCATGAACAACCCGAAAGAGTTCGCTGACAGCCCCATTGCCATCATCCGTGCGGCAAACTTTGCCCGCAAATCAGGGTCTTCGATGATCACATTGCCCGAATGGCTACCTGCAATGTTGAATGTCTTGGTGGTGGCGGTCATCATCACCAGCCGATCCTTGATGTCCTCGATATGCGCCATCGGGATGTGAGAGTTACCAGGCATCACCAGATCATGGTGGATCTCGTCAGAGACCAGAATCAGATCATGTCGTTTGGCAAAATCGGCGACACCTTGCAGCTCTGCACGGCTCCAGACACGGCCACCGGGGTTATGCGGTGAACACAGGATCAGCATCTTTTCGCCGCCGGTCATCTGCGCGTCCCAGGCGTCAAAGTCCATTTCATACCGGCCCGCGACCACCGGCATCTCGCATTCAACGACCTTGCGGCCCGCCGCTTCGATGACCCGTGCAAAGGCGTGGTATACCGGGGTGAACAAAACCACCCCGTCACCGGCATCCGTATAGGCGTCCACACACATCGCCGTGCCATTCACCAGACCATGGGTGGTAAAGATCCAGGAGGGGTCAATCTCCCAGTTATGGCGCGTTTTCATCCACCACTGGATTGCGTTCAGGTATTTGCTGTCATCGCCGAAATACCCGTAAACCCCATGATCAGTCATATCCCGCACGGCTTGTTGCACCACCGCGGGCGGGCGGAAATCCATGTCCGCAACCCACATCGCGATCCCCTCATCACGTGGCACACCATAAAGCGCCTCCATCTTGTCCCACTTGGCACAATGGGTGTTACGGCGGTCGATGATTTCGTCAAAACTCATGGGGGATGCTCCTGTTAGTCGAAGCGCAAGCTAGCAACTGACAGGCGGGCTGCAACCCCTTGCTTGCACAGACAGGGGGCTTGGCCTACATCAGCCCAATGAAACGCTCGATCCTTTTGCACCCCGACCCGCGCCTCAAGAAACTGGCCAAACCCGTTGCTGATCTCAGTGACGATTTGCGTCTGTTGGCGGATGATATGCTGCGCACCATGTATGAGGCCCCCGGCATCGGGCTGGCCGCACCGCAGGTCGGTGTGCTGGACCGGGTGATCGTGCTGGATTGCGTCAAGGAAGAGGGTGAGAAACCCCGCCCGCTGGTGATGTTCAATCCACGCATTCTGGCCAGTTCAGACGAGGAAAACACTTATGAGGAAGGCTGTTTGTCGCTGCCTGACCTTTATGCCGATGTGACCCGCCCCAAGGTGGTGGATGTGGAGTGGATGGACCGTGACGGCAACGCCCAAAGCGAAACCTTCGACGGGCTGTGGGCGACTTGTGTGCAGCATGAAATTGACCATCTGGATGGCAAGCTGTTCATTGACTACCTGAAACCGCTGAAACGACAGATGATGACCCGCAAGATGGTGAAACTGAAACGTGAACTGGCACGCGGATGAGCATCCTGCCGATCCTGCTCTGGCCTGATCCGCGTCTGGTCGAGACAGCTGTGCCGGTCGAAGAGATCACACCAGAGATCGAAACACTGGCTGCCGATATGCTGGAGACGATGTATGCCGCCCCCGGCCGTGGGCTGGCCGCACCGCAAGTTGGCGTGATGCAGCGGATTTTTGTGATGGACGCTGGCTGGAAAGAAGGCAAATCCGACCCGCTGGTCTGTATCAACCCGATGTTGCAGGAAATCAGCGAAGAGCGGCAGGTCAATGATGAAGGCTGCCTCAGCATTCCGGGGGTGACGGCATCCGTGAACCGGCCCGCACAGGTGCAAATTGTTTGGACCGGCCTGAACGGCGGGCGTTATGTCCAAAGTTTTGACGGCTTTGCCGCCGCCTGTGTCCAACATGAACTGGATCATCTGGACGGGGTGGTCACCTTTGATCATCTTGCGGCTGACGATCGCACGGCCCTGATTGCGGAGTATAACGCACAATGACAGTCCGCAAAATCCTGCAATGGCCCGACAAACGTCTGCGTACCAAAGCCGAAGAGGTAAGCGAGATCACCGATGAAATTCGCACGATCTGGCAGGATATGGTCGATACCATGGATGCCATGCCGGGCGTGGGGCTTGGCGCGCCGCAGATCGGTGTGATGCTGCAACTGGCCGTGGTCGATGCCTCCAGTGACCGGAACAAACGGATTCTGATGGCAAATCCACAGGTCATCGAATCCTCGGCAAAACCAAATGTGCATGAAGAGGCGAGCCCCTGTTTGCCCGGTGTATCGGCCAAGATCACCCGCCCGCGCGCGGTCTCTGTGCGCTATCTGAACGCTGATGGTGTGATTGCGCGGGGTGAATTTGTCGGATTGGAAGCAACCAGCGTGCAGCACCAGATCGACCATCTGGCGGGGCGGATGTATTTTGACAAGCTCAGCAAGACCAAACGCGACATGCTGCTGCGCAAGGCGCAAAAACTTAAAGGTTAAACAAGGCCTTTGGCCGTGAACAGGAGGTAGCTATGCGTATCATTTTCATGGGAACGCCGGATTTCTCTGTGCCTGTTCTGGATGCTTTGATTGGGGCCGGGCACGAGATTGCGGCGGTCTATTGCCAGCCGCCCCGTCCGGCAGGACGCGGTAAAAAGGATCGCCCGACTCCGGTGCATGCCCGCGCAGAGGCGCTGGGCCTTGAGGTGCGTCATCCGGTATCCTTGAAAACCGAAGAGGCACAGGCGGATTTCGCCGCATTAAACGCGGATATCGCCGTGGTGGTGGCCTACGGGCTGATCCTGCCGCAGGTCATTCTGGACGCACCGAGAAAGGGATGTCTCAACATCCATGCCAGCCTGTTGCCGCGTTGGCGTGGGGCTGCACCGATTCACCGGGCCAT
This DNA window, taken from Sulfitobacter pacificus, encodes the following:
- the def gene encoding peptide deformylase encodes the protein MKRSILLHPDPRLKKLAKPVADLSDDLRLLADDMLRTMYEAPGIGLAAPQVGVLDRVIVLDCVKEEGEKPRPLVMFNPRILASSDEENTYEEGCLSLPDLYADVTRPKVVDVEWMDRDGNAQSETFDGLWATCVQHEIDHLDGKLFIDYLKPLKRQMMTRKMVKLKRELARG
- a CDS encoding MalY/PatB family protein, with protein sequence MSFDEIIDRRNTHCAKWDKMEALYGVPRDEGIAMWVADMDFRPPAVVQQAVRDMTDHGVYGYFGDDSKYLNAIQWWMKTRHNWEIDPSWIFTTHGLVNGTAMCVDAYTDAGDGVVLFTPVYHAFARVIEAAGRKVVECEMPVVAGRYEMDFDAWDAQMTGGEKMLILCSPHNPGGRVWSRAELQGVADFAKRHDLILVSDEIHHDLVMPGNSHIPMAHIEDIKDRLVMMTATTKTFNIAGSHSGNVIIEDPDLRAKFAARMMAMGLSANSFGLFMATAAYSPEGAAWVDDLVTYLDGNRQLFDEAVNAIPGLKSMNLEATYLAWVDFADTGMARDEFTRRVQEDAKIAVNHGPTFGKGGESFLRFNIATPRARVQEACTRLAEAFRDLQ
- a CDS encoding winged helix-turn-helix transcriptional regulator, whose protein sequence is MDINLIVKITTRAWSLRILALLDQGVPGRQAALLQATKAGRTAFAQSLHHLIDLGLLERNPGHGHPLRPEYRLTPNGIEAAAMAHRVLCAVPDEQDAPLLRRAWTLPVLTVSPEPRSFTQIKTALPAITDRALSQTFKQLQGHGWLMRHVDTAAHPPRATYHAVNAGLRINKAVLLSA
- the def gene encoding peptide deformylase, yielding MSILPILLWPDPRLVETAVPVEEITPEIETLAADMLETMYAAPGRGLAAPQVGVMQRIFVMDAGWKEGKSDPLVCINPMLQEISEERQVNDEGCLSIPGVTASVNRPAQVQIVWTGLNGGRYVQSFDGFAAACVQHELDHLDGVVTFDHLAADDRTALIAEYNAQ
- the def gene encoding peptide deformylase, with the translated sequence MTVRKILQWPDKRLRTKAEEVSEITDEIRTIWQDMVDTMDAMPGVGLGAPQIGVMLQLAVVDASSDRNKRILMANPQVIESSAKPNVHEEASPCLPGVSAKITRPRAVSVRYLNADGVIARGEFVGLEATSVQHQIDHLAGRMYFDKLSKTKRDMLLRKAQKLKG
- a CDS encoding fatty acid desaturase, whose translation is MKNRHMSEHSPTTPPQAETRAARDWVKILAEYREPSSWRSSFELAATIGPFLLIWILAWLSLSVSNWLTFGLSLLNAAFLLRLFAIQHDCGHGAFFKNRTLSDWLGRALGVLTLTPYDVWQRTHSIHHSSSGNLGRRGMGDVHTMTLAEYREAGTVERLIYRLYRHPIILFGLGPGYLFFLQNRIPLGLMNNLRYWISAMGTNLVILAALAAILYFGGLMPILLIFVPSTLLAATAGVWLFYVQHQFETTHWENDEDWQLHEAALHGSSHYVMPSILQWLSANIGVHHVHHLYSRIPFYRLPEVLRDHSDLAEGNRMTIRESLANARLHLWDEEGRRLLSFSQARARFKELAKPT
- a CDS encoding VOC family protein, yielding MSVVTVDDQITIALSVRDRHASAKWYEEMLGFSLNVHIDDAGWSEMSTNTKGVVLGLGEQAEPVPGNAVPVFGVADIAAARSALEGAGVKFDGPTETMEGMVSLASLYDPDGNALMIAQDLSKGG